A part of Nitrososphaerota archaeon genomic DNA contains:
- the hycI gene encoding hydrogenase maturation peptidase HycI yields the protein MSIEKKYIKENLIKWLKNARKIIIMGVGNPLRGDDVVGLKIAKKLEKYSSKYLKIIISETVPENFIGQIRKFKPSHLIIIDAVDFKGNPGDIRLILPEELSKAGIISTHTLPLSLLSKFLYESMGIKTIIIGIQPKSIDFGSNISPIVEKTIIKATKIIINVLVNLNFINF from the coding sequence ATGTCTATTGAGAAGAAATACATTAAAGAAAATTTAATAAAATGGTTAAAAAATGCAAGAAAAATTATTATAATGGGTGTTGGAAATCCTTTAAGAGGAGATGATGTAGTAGGATTAAAAATTGCTAAAAAATTGGAAAAATATTCTTCTAAGTATTTAAAAATAATTATTTCAGAAACTGTTCCAGAAAATTTCATTGGTCAAATAAGAAAATTTAAACCTTCCCATTTAATAATAATAGATGCTGTTGATTTTAAAGGAAATCCTGGAGATATAAGACTAATATTACCTGAAGAATTAAGCAAGGCTGGGATAATTTCAACTCATACTTTACCATTATCACTTTTATCTAAATTTTTATATGAAAGTATGGGTATAAAAACAATAATTATTGGCATTCAACCAAAATCTATAGATTTTGGATCTAATATCTCTCCAATAGTAGAAAAAACAATTATTAAAGCTACTAAAATTATTATAAATGTTTTAGTAAATCTAAATTTTATTAATTTTTAA
- the ndhC gene encoding NADH-quinone oxidoreductase subunit A, with protein sequence MLGAITSPIIIFIFSLFITIIIYVLSGKIAPNPPKSKDKISSYACGEDVPIEKVPVVIHLFDYAALFMVFDIVAMILVLSMGFPPENPFKPILLTLTSIYCFLLFIALFILRRKS encoded by the coding sequence ATGCTGGGCGCTATAACCTCTCCTATAATTATTTTCATTTTTTCACTTTTTATTACAATTATTATATATGTATTATCTGGAAAAATTGCTCCTAATCCGCCTAAATCAAAAGATAAAATCTCTTCATATGCATGTGGAGAAGATGTTCCAATTGAAAAAGTTCCTGTTGTAATTCATTTATTTGATTATGCTGCTCTTTTCATGGTTTTTGATATTGTTGCTATGATTCTAGTTTTATCTATGGGTTTTCCACCTGAAAATCCTTTTAAACCAATTTTATTAACTCTTACATCAATTTATTGTTTTCTATTATTTATTGCATTATTTATTTTAAGAAGGAAAAGTTAA
- a CDS encoding NADH-quinone oxidoreductase subunit B family protein, with translation MGIISWARSRSPWIVHLCTGACNACDIEILAALTPRYDLERFGVLLKGSPRHADIFIVTGPITRQMKDRVVRIYEQIPDPKFVVAVGTCTISGGAFRGCYNVYEGLDAVIPVDAYIAGCPVKPEAIIQAVAALVKKIRSG, from the coding sequence ATGGGTATTATAAGTTGGGCTAGATCAAGAAGCCCTTGGATAGTGCATCTTTGTACAGGAGCATGTAATGCATGTGATATAGAAATTTTAGCAGCTTTAACTCCAAGATATGATTTAGAAAGGTTTGGTGTCCTTCTTAAAGGAAGCCCAAGACATGCGGATATATTCATTGTAACTGGTCCTATTACAAGACAAATGAAAGATAGAGTTGTTAGAATATATGAACAAATCCCTGATCCAAAATTTGTTGTTGCAGTAGGAACATGTACCATAAGTGGAGGAGCATTTAGGGGTTGTTATAATGTTTATGAAGGGCTAGATGCTGTAATTCCAGTAGATGCATATATTGCTGGTTGTCCAGTAAAACCAGAAGCAATAATTCAAGCTGTTGCAGCTCTTGTAAAAAAGATTAGAAGTGGTTAA
- a CDS encoding NADH-quinone oxidoreductase subunit C, whose translation MNDEEFLNKLKEAFKEKIIESSIPRKNIINIVVPKESYKEVIKFIVENFNIPHIQTITGIDMGNEIQIIAHLGRSTTINVKTSVDKNNPEIDTITDIIPGASFYEREVYDLLGVKFRGHPNLKRVVLPENWPKGVYPLRKEYKPEHPKPLRGV comes from the coding sequence ATGAATGATGAAGAATTTTTAAATAAATTAAAAGAAGCTTTTAAAGAGAAAATAATAGAATCTTCTATACCTAGGAAAAATATAATCAATATAGTTGTTCCTAAAGAATCTTATAAAGAAGTTATTAAATTTATTGTTGAAAATTTCAATATCCCTCATATACAAACCATAACTGGAATAGATATGGGAAATGAAATACAAATAATTGCACATTTAGGGAGAAGCACTACGATAAATGTTAAAACCTCTGTAGATAAAAATAATCCTGAAATAGATACTATTACTGATATTATTCCAGGTGCAAGCTTTTATGAAAGAGAAGTGTATGATTTACTTGGTGTAAAATTCAGAGGTCATCCAAATTTGAAAAGAGTAGTTCTTCCTGAAAATTGGCCAAAAGGAGTATATCCATTAAGAAAAGAGTATAAACCTGAGCATCCTAAACCTTTAAGAGGTGTATGA
- a CDS encoding nickel-dependent hydrogenase large subunit, with amino-acid sequence MSSFTVPIGPQHPALPEPILLKLEVEGEYVIGVDVDVSYMHRGIEKAMEYRNYIQNIYLAERICGICNVAHTICYTLNVEKLYDKEIPLRAQYLRVIIEELNRIHSHLLWLGVAGHEIGFDTLFMYVWRDRERVMDLIETITGNRVNTAYTTIGGVRRDITSDIEYKIRKTMDIVEERTKYYKSVAAAEPTILTRTKEVGILKTTDAVKLCAVGPLLRASNVKHDVRADAPYAAHDEVPFNVITYPYCDVFSRILVRVDETLECVNMIRYCLDHLPKGPIRIKLPLKPPKGEAITRVEAPRGELLHYVVSDGSEKPYRYKVRTPTLANIPALCRMLTSSGDYIVKIADVPIAYASIDPCLCCTGRVQIVDIEKNKKWIWSWEELKEYSKKEWKKS; translated from the coding sequence ATGTCATCATTTACTGTACCAATAGGCCCACAACATCCAGCTCTTCCAGAGCCTATCCTTTTAAAATTGGAAGTTGAAGGGGAATATGTTATTGGAGTAGATGTGGATGTAAGCTATATGCATAGAGGAATAGAGAAAGCAATGGAGTATAGAAACTATATTCAAAATATTTATTTAGCTGAAAGAATATGTGGAATATGTAATGTTGCTCATACTATATGCTATACTTTGAATGTTGAAAAACTTTATGATAAAGAAATCCCTCTTAGAGCTCAATATTTAAGAGTAATAATTGAAGAATTAAATAGAATTCATAGCCATCTTTTATGGCTTGGAGTAGCTGGTCATGAAATAGGTTTTGATACATTGTTTATGTATGTTTGGAGAGATAGAGAAAGGGTTATGGATTTAATTGAAACAATAACTGGCAATAGAGTTAATACTGCTTATACAACGATTGGGGGAGTTAGAAGGGATATTACAAGCGATATTGAATATAAAATAAGAAAAACAATGGATATAGTTGAGGAGCGTACAAAATATTATAAAAGTGTTGCAGCAGCTGAACCAACAATACTTACTAGAACTAAAGAAGTAGGAATACTTAAAACTACAGATGCTGTTAAACTTTGTGCTGTAGGCCCTCTTTTAAGAGCCTCGAATGTTAAACATGATGTGAGAGCAGATGCTCCTTATGCGGCTCATGATGAAGTACCATTCAATGTAATAACTTATCCATACTGTGATGTTTTCTCAAGAATTTTAGTACGTGTAGATGAAACATTAGAATGTGTAAATATGATTAGATATTGTTTAGATCATTTACCTAAAGGGCCTATAAGAATTAAGCTCCCTCTTAAACCTCCAAAAGGTGAAGCGATTACTAGAGTTGAAGCTCCAAGAGGAGAGCTTTTACACTATGTTGTATCTGATGGAAGCGAAAAGCCTTATAGATATAAAGTTCGTACTCCAACATTAGCAAATATTCCAGCTTTATGTCGTATGCTTACTTCTAGTGGAGATTACATTGTTAAAATAGCTGATGTTCCAATAGCATATGCTTCTATTGATCCTTGTCTTTGTTGTACAGGTAGAGTACAAATAGTAGATATTGAAAAGAATAAAAAATGGATATGGTCATGGGAAGAGTTAAAGGAATATTCCAAAAAGGAATGGAAAAAGAGTTGA
- a CDS encoding complex I subunit 1 family protein, producing the protein MFEIEFALKILEIFIFPGFLFIGIISLLYEWIDRKFYAKLQNRVGPLYAGPFGILQPLADFIKLIAKEDIVPKAADKTLFTLTPIFSFSIILTATLLLPIINTSGILSFNGDIIFAIAIMTLFCILVFCAGLSSNNRFSAVGAERAVLQLLGYEIPLMLSIVGVALNVGFLRISEIVKYQSTHPWLIFGPQALGFAIYVIAAQAELERIPFDIPEAEQEIVAGWLTEFSGRKLALFRFARDLELVYVSGLAVALYLGGPLGPVIPGLEPLLYTIYFIIKTIIVLLILSTIRALFARLRIDQMISFSWNYLLPLSVLQFFLVRLVI; encoded by the coding sequence ATGTTTGAAATAGAATTCGCATTAAAAATCCTTGAAATTTTCATTTTTCCTGGCTTTTTATTTATAGGGATTATCTCATTATTATATGAATGGATTGATAGAAAATTCTACGCAAAACTTCAAAATAGAGTCGGTCCTTTATATGCAGGACCATTTGGAATACTTCAACCTTTAGCAGATTTTATAAAACTTATTGCAAAAGAAGACATCGTACCAAAAGCAGCTGATAAAACACTTTTCACTTTAACTCCAATATTCTCTTTCTCAATAATTCTTACAGCAACCCTTTTACTTCCAATAATAAATACTAGTGGAATTTTATCTTTTAATGGAGATATAATATTTGCTATTGCAATTATGACTTTATTTTGTATATTAGTTTTTTGTGCTGGTTTATCTTCAAATAATAGATTCTCAGCAGTTGGTGCTGAAAGAGCAGTATTACAATTACTTGGATATGAAATACCTTTAATGCTTTCAATAGTTGGTGTTGCATTGAATGTTGGATTTTTAAGGATTTCAGAAATAGTTAAATATCAATCAACACATCCTTGGCTTATATTTGGTCCGCAAGCATTAGGTTTTGCAATTTATGTTATTGCTGCTCAAGCTGAACTTGAAAGAATTCCTTTCGATATTCCTGAAGCTGAACAAGAAATTGTTGCTGGTTGGTTAACAGAATTTTCAGGTAGAAAATTAGCTTTATTTAGATTTGCTAGAGATTTAGAATTAGTTTATGTTTCTGGTTTAGCTGTAGCACTTTATCTTGGTGGCCCATTAGGGCCAGTCATACCTGGCTTAGAACCTCTCCTTTATACGATCTACTTCATAATAAAAACTATTATTGTTTTATTAATTTTATCAACAATTAGAGCTTTATTTGCTCGTCTTAGAATAGATCAAATGATTAGTTTTTCATGGAATTATCTTCTTCCATTATCAGTTTTACAATTCTTTTTAGTTAGATTGGTGATTTAA
- a CDS encoding 4Fe-4S binding protein — protein sequence MAMFKELYKHLFKKRATVLYPFKERELVHIPEGYRGKISFHRDKCIGCGICATVCTSGACEMTSDEKGKRPIFYLDRCTFCAQCAESCPKNAIELTKDFEIIAFDRRTLVVK from the coding sequence ATGGCAATGTTTAAAGAATTATATAAACATTTATTTAAAAAGAGAGCTACAGTATTATATCCATTTAAAGAAAGAGAATTGGTACACATTCCTGAAGGATATAGAGGGAAAATTTCTTTTCATAGAGATAAATGCATTGGTTGTGGGATATGTGCAACAGTTTGCACATCTGGAGCATGTGAAATGACTTCTGATGAGAAAGGTAAAAGGCCAATTTTCTATTTAGATCGTTGTACTTTTTGTGCTCAATGTGCAGAAAGTTGTCCAAAAAATGCTATTGAACTTACAAAAGATTTTGAGATTATAGCATTCGATAGAAGAACTCTTGTGGTGAAATAA
- a CDS encoding DUF4040 domain-containing protein produces the protein MNDIILHLVLIFFLLLFALLSIESKDLTKAILSFSIFSIFLAIIFYILGAPYVAVFQLAIYAGAVTVLFLAAMHTIKRRRIE, from the coding sequence ATGAATGATATAATATTACATTTAGTATTAATATTCTTTTTATTATTGTTTGCTTTATTATCAATTGAATCAAAAGATTTAACTAAAGCTATTCTTTCATTTTCTATATTTAGTATATTTTTAGCAATAATTTTCTATATTTTAGGAGCACCGTATGTAGCCGTTTTTCAATTAGCTATTTATGCAGGTGCTGTAACAGTTCTATTCCTAGCTGCTATGCATACTATAAAAAGGAGGAGAATAGAATGA
- a CDS encoding NADH-quinone oxidoreductase subunit K encodes MNDVLSIYLTTSILLIILGFYCISSKRNMIKTIIGIEIITSAVNLNFITLGISKNGVDYFAQSIVIISISIAACIAAIALSLILNAYRHYGSIDLRKLRRLRW; translated from the coding sequence ATGAATGATGTATTAAGTATATATTTAACTACTTCTATTTTACTTATAATACTAGGTTTTTATTGCATTTCTTCTAAAAGAAATATGATTAAAACAATTATTGGAATAGAAATAATTACTTCAGCTGTAAATCTAAACTTTATTACACTTGGTATTTCAAAAAATGGTGTAGATTATTTTGCTCAATCAATTGTTATAATTTCTATTTCTATTGCTGCATGCATTGCTGCGATAGCTTTATCATTAATACTTAATGCTTATAGACATTATGGAAGTATAGATTTAAGAAAATTAAGGAGGTTAAGGTGGTAA
- a CDS encoding proton-conducting transporter membrane subunit produces MLILQPIIVLLGAAAIIPLIDLLSKKIGFEKIRDIIAIVAFLIAFIILYSFFGNLPQSFSIDPYGPPLGVELRVDNLSLYMAIIFCGLGLLVSIYSIKYMEIDSGLDKYYSLLLILVAGMIGVAFSNDFFNLYVFWEMMCIASYTLVSFRKYKWEPVEAGFKYLVMSTIGSLISLYGISLLYGLVGTLNFTQLHSAIEKIYRNGSAPLSLLYLIICMIIVGFGVTAAMVPLHTWLPDAHPAAPSSISAMLSGVVIKTGVYAMFRSLFTIFQPKIFDFGTILMLFGVLTITVANFMALMQKDIKRLLAYSSIVNIGYILVGGGIGAYVLTHYGLKEASIAGIAIIGSLLHILNHAISKGLLFLCSGCFTHEAKTRAISKLEGIGKRMPLSGLSLSIGLFNLAGIPPLSGFWSKLFIILAGLSIPENNFMLAISIIVILNSIFAASYYLWLTQRIMLKKPTEIVEKVHEAPLSMVFPIIVLAILCILITIKLDLFIKIVELASNNLLGGV; encoded by the coding sequence ATGTTAATTCTGCAACCTATAATTGTTTTATTAGGAGCAGCCGCTATAATTCCATTAATTGATTTATTAAGTAAAAAAATAGGATTTGAGAAAATTAGGGATATTATTGCTATAGTTGCATTTTTAATAGCTTTTATTATTCTTTATAGCTTTTTTGGAAATCTTCCACAAAGTTTTTCAATAGATCCTTATGGCCCTCCACTTGGAGTTGAATTAAGAGTAGATAATCTTAGTTTATACATGGCAATCATATTTTGTGGATTAGGATTGCTAGTTTCAATATATTCTATTAAATACATGGAAATTGATAGTGGATTAGATAAATATTATTCATTACTTTTAATTCTTGTAGCTGGAATGATTGGAGTAGCTTTTTCAAATGACTTCTTTAACTTATATGTTTTTTGGGAAATGATGTGTATAGCATCTTATACGCTTGTTTCCTTTAGAAAATATAAATGGGAACCAGTTGAAGCAGGATTTAAATATTTAGTTATGAGTACTATTGGATCTTTAATTTCTCTATATGGTATTTCTCTATTATATGGTTTGGTAGGAACCTTAAACTTTACGCAATTACACTCAGCAATTGAAAAAATATATAGAAATGGCTCAGCTCCATTATCTCTCTTATATCTTATAATATGTATGATAATTGTTGGATTTGGTGTAACAGCAGCAATGGTTCCATTACACACATGGTTACCTGATGCTCATCCTGCAGCTCCAAGCTCTATAAGTGCTATGCTTTCAGGAGTTGTTATAAAAACTGGAGTTTATGCTATGTTTAGAAGTTTATTTACAATATTCCAACCAAAAATATTTGATTTTGGAACAATTTTAATGCTTTTTGGAGTTTTAACAATTACTGTAGCTAATTTTATGGCTTTAATGCAAAAGGATATAAAAAGATTATTAGCTTATTCAAGCATTGTTAACATAGGTTATATACTTGTTGGAGGAGGAATAGGTGCCTATGTTTTAACTCATTATGGTTTAAAAGAAGCTTCAATTGCTGGAATAGCTATTATTGGATCATTATTGCATATATTAAATCATGCAATTAGTAAAGGACTACTCTTCTTATGCTCAGGATGTTTTACTCATGAAGCTAAAACTAGAGCAATTTCTAAGCTTGAAGGTATTGGTAAGAGAATGCCATTAAGTGGGCTATCTTTATCTATTGGATTATTTAATTTAGCAGGAATTCCTCCATTAAGTGGATTTTGGAGTAAGCTATTTATAATTCTAGCTGGTTTAAGCATTCCTGAAAATAATTTTATGTTAGCAATTTCCATAATTGTTATTTTAAATAGCATTTTTGCAGCTTCTTATTATTTATGGTTAACTCAAAGAATAATGTTAAAAAAGCCTACAGAAATAGTTGAAAAAGTTCATGAAGCACCTTTATCAATGGTATTTCCAATAATTGTTTTAGCAATATTATGTATTTTAATAACAATTAAATTGGATTTATTTATTAAAATTGTCGAATTAGCTTCTAATAATCTTTTAGGAGGTGTATGA
- a CDS encoding NADH-quinone oxidoreductase subunit L produces MSEFIYQAWLCWIFPILGALLTPILAKIHSKARDYGAIFFSLLAMLSTISLIPLLFEHGIHWPINNQLDWVRIPNAPILSELKVGILLDPLSIIMANIVAIISFLIMVYSLAYMHGDPGLTRYWFFMNFFIGNMLLLVMSDNLIQMLFGWEGVGLCSYGLIGFWYRDSKEDWLKCWVGEEPEAYPPSHCGMKAFITTRIGDISMLIGMFMILAFSGTLNFIELQEGAINKVPINILIPATILLFGGPIGKSAQLPLMEWLPDAMAGPTTVSALIHAATMVKAGVYLVGRIFPIIYKATWIGEFPNDLIIFFYVVAWIGIITAFIAGSQAIVSKEIKKVLAYSTVSQLGYMMTALGVAGLTADFIIGYVAGVFHLMSHALFKAALFLSAGAIIHACESRFMTDMGGLRKNMPITFWVTLLAAFSLMGFPFLFSGFWSKDMILESTLLANQYLIFLLAAISAIITSFYSIRMIGIVFFGEKSHHLKELEKEGHHIHEAPKIMWIPYALLVCGTIFFGIIGPFAKSWLEETFHEYLGEAIIFSKLSSAASEELLSLIVPITSIIVLAIGAIPSYYIYVKRSIDIKGIMERNPFLNNIREFLYKRYYLNRFYYNFFVYPLINLSKAIWRKIELNIIDKFNYVLANFVVSFSKWSLRVIELSGIDNFNYILARAGAAFCDKFRRTHTGILNYNLLGIMIGMIIILLIIKIMVI; encoded by the coding sequence ATGAGTGAATTTATTTATCAAGCTTGGCTTTGTTGGATTTTCCCAATTTTAGGAGCCTTATTAACTCCTATATTAGCTAAAATTCATTCTAAAGCTAGAGATTATGGAGCAATTTTCTTTTCTTTATTAGCAATGCTCTCAACAATTTCTCTAATTCCTCTACTTTTTGAGCATGGAATACATTGGCCAATAAATAATCAATTGGATTGGGTAAGGATTCCGAATGCACCAATATTAAGTGAACTTAAAGTAGGAATTTTACTAGATCCATTAAGCATAATCATGGCGAATATTGTTGCTATAATTTCTTTTCTAATAATGGTCTATTCATTAGCTTATATGCATGGAGACCCTGGTCTTACAAGATATTGGTTTTTCATGAATTTCTTTATAGGAAATATGCTATTGTTAGTAATGTCTGATAATTTAATACAAATGCTATTTGGATGGGAAGGAGTAGGATTATGCAGCTATGGTTTAATTGGTTTTTGGTATAGAGATTCTAAAGAGGATTGGCTTAAGTGTTGGGTTGGAGAAGAACCTGAAGCATATCCTCCATCACATTGTGGAATGAAAGCTTTCATAACAACTAGAATTGGAGATATATCGATGCTTATAGGAATGTTTATGATACTTGCATTTAGTGGCACATTAAACTTTATAGAACTTCAAGAAGGAGCTATAAATAAAGTTCCTATTAATATATTGATTCCAGCTACTATTTTATTATTTGGTGGCCCAATAGGTAAATCTGCTCAACTTCCATTAATGGAATGGCTTCCAGATGCTATGGCTGGGCCAACAACAGTTAGTGCACTCATACATGCTGCTACAATGGTTAAAGCAGGAGTATATCTTGTTGGAAGAATTTTCCCAATAATTTATAAAGCTACATGGATTGGAGAATTTCCAAACGATTTAATAATTTTCTTTTATGTAGTAGCTTGGATAGGTATTATTACAGCTTTTATAGCTGGTTCTCAAGCAATTGTTTCAAAAGAAATAAAGAAGGTTCTTGCATATTCAACTGTTAGCCAGCTTGGTTATATGATGACTGCTCTTGGAGTTGCAGGTTTAACTGCTGATTTTATAATAGGATATGTTGCAGGAGTTTTTCATTTAATGAGTCATGCATTATTTAAAGCTGCATTATTTTTATCTGCAGGAGCTATAATTCATGCATGTGAATCAAGATTTATGACAGATATGGGTGGATTAAGAAAGAATATGCCAATAACTTTCTGGGTTACTCTATTAGCTGCTTTTTCATTAATGGGATTCCCATTCTTATTCAGTGGTTTCTGGAGTAAAGATATGATTCTTGAATCTACTTTATTAGCTAATCAATATTTAATATTCTTATTAGCAGCTATAAGTGCTATTATAACAAGCTTTTATAGTATTAGAATGATAGGAATCGTATTCTTTGGAGAAAAAAGCCATCATTTGAAAGAACTTGAAAAAGAAGGGCACCATATTCATGAAGCTCCAAAAATAATGTGGATTCCTTATGCTTTACTTGTATGTGGAACAATATTCTTTGGTATAATAGGACCATTTGCAAAAAGTTGGCTTGAAGAAACATTTCATGAATATTTAGGAGAAGCGATTATTTTCTCTAAATTGAGTAGTGCTGCTTCAGAAGAACTTTTATCATTAATTGTTCCAATAACTTCAATAATAGTTTTAGCTATAGGTGCAATTCCATCATACTACATATACGTGAAAAGAAGTATTGATATTAAAGGAATAATGGAACGTAATCCATTCTTAAATAATATTAGAGAATTTCTGTATAAGAGATACTATTTAAATAGATTTTATTATAATTTCTTTGTTTATCCTTTAATAAACTTAAGTAAAGCGATATGGAGAAAAATAGAATTGAATATAATAGATAAATTCAATTATGTTTTAGCAAACTTTGTTGTAAGCTTTAGTAAATGGTCCTTAAGGGTTATAGAATTGTCCGGTATAGATAATTTCAATTATATTTTAGCTAGAGCTGGAGCTGCTTTTTGTGATAAATTTAGGAGAACTCATACAGGAATATTAAACTATAATTTATTAGGGATTATGATAGGTATGATTATAATCCTTTTAATTATTAAAATCATGGTTATTTAA
- a CDS encoding NADH-quinone oxidoreductase subunit M: MIDSGQFLIQAVFAPLVFSVIALIAGKYLKKYTGIIVAISLLYSTILLAIVMVSLPIAPDAKIEARYKWAPYVGDFTLVADGISTPIALTIALLSLVVAIYSIPYMEHEHGLSSYFALYSLYASGMIGTVLTTNLAAFFLFFEFMLIPSWALVGIWGTGPKEMIAFKYFMFTEAGALSLLAGIVATYSLAGTFDIFEIASRVAGVDLTLIIAIVIAILIGFFVKMAVFPLHTWLPDTHAEAPTPISALLSPAMIGIGGYAAIRIIYSAFPRVLDSWPFMTSLSILALITMIYGGLMALAQDDLKRLLAYSSISQMGYLLFGISSLSFIGIVGSVLLYVSHGLCKAVLFMVSGIFMHEFKTRRISDLRGLASKMPYTTIFSLISFLGLAGVPPLLGFWGELFIFAGSMYTALSSSTDFVRAVITAIAVIAAILTAGYGLWTIRRVFFGEPNELVKNAKEAPALMIIPIGILATLAVILGVYPTAITEVISPTIEATLKAIACIGCGK, encoded by the coding sequence ATGATAGATTCAGGACAATTTTTAATACAAGCAGTATTTGCACCACTAGTTTTTTCAGTAATAGCTTTAATAGCTGGAAAATATTTAAAGAAATATACTGGAATAATCGTCGCTATATCCCTTTTGTATAGCACTATTTTGCTTGCAATAGTAATGGTTAGTCTTCCTATAGCTCCAGATGCAAAAATCGAAGCTAGATACAAATGGGCTCCATATGTAGGAGATTTTACTCTTGTAGCTGATGGAATAAGTACACCAATTGCTTTAACAATTGCTTTATTATCTCTTGTAGTGGCTATATATTCTATACCATACATGGAACATGAACATGGTCTAAGCTCATATTTTGCTTTATACTCTCTGTATGCAAGTGGAATGATAGGTACTGTGTTAACAACAAATCTGGCAGCATTCTTCCTATTCTTTGAATTTATGTTAATACCATCATGGGCTTTAGTTGGAATATGGGGAACAGGACCAAAGGAAATGATAGCATTCAAATACTTTATGTTTACTGAAGCAGGTGCTTTATCTCTTTTAGCTGGAATAGTTGCAACATATTCTTTAGCAGGCACATTTGATATCTTTGAAATTGCAAGTAGGGTTGCTGGAGTAGATTTAACATTGATAATTGCTATAGTAATAGCAATACTCATAGGTTTCTTTGTGAAAATGGCAGTGTTCCCATTGCATACATGGCTTCCAGATACTCATGCTGAAGCCCCAACTCCTATAAGTGCATTGTTATCTCCTGCAATGATCGGGATAGGAGGATATGCTGCAATAAGAATAATATACTCTGCTTTTCCAAGAGTTTTAGATTCTTGGCCTTTCATGACTTCTTTGTCTATTTTAGCTTTAATTACAATGATTTATGGTGGATTAATGGCTTTAGCTCAAGATGATCTTAAAAGACTTTTAGCTTATTCTAGCATTTCTCAAATGGGCTATTTGTTATTTGGAATATCTTCTCTTTCATTTATAGGAATTGTAGGCTCAGTACTTCTTTATGTAAGCCATGGACTTTGCAAAGCAGTCCTTTTCATGGTTTCAGGGATTTTCATGCATGAATTTAAAACTAGAAGAATAAGCGATTTACGTGGATTAGCCAGTAAAATGCCTTATACAACAATTTTCTCTTTAATTAGTTTCTTAGGATTGGCAGGAGTCCCTCCATTACTAGGCTTTTGGGGAGAATTGTTTATATTTGCAGGCTCTATGTATACTGCTTTATCAAGTAGCACAGATTTTGTAAGAGCAGTAATTACTGCTATAGCTGTTATAGCTGCTATTTTAACTGCAGGATATGGTTTATGGACTATTCGTAGAGTTTTCTTTGGTGAACCAAATGAACTTGTAAAAAATGCAAAAGAAGCACCAGCATTAATGATTATTCCAATAGGAATATTAGCAACTCTTGCAGTAATCTTAGGTGTTTATCCAACAGCAATAACAGAAGTTATTAGTCCTACTATAGAAGCAACTCTTAAAGCAATTGCTTGCATTGGCTGCGGCAAATAA